From Pseudomonas vanderleydeniana, the proteins below share one genomic window:
- the hcnB gene encoding cyanide-forming glycine dehydrogenase subunit HcnB: protein MSQLPVIVGGGPAGMSAAIELARHGVSSVLFEEASRLGGVVYRGPLRSGVDLEYLGARYSSTLEKLHGEFATCADRVDVRLNTRIVGGEGARTLMALDAAESLYSVEYPQLLLASGCHERNVPFPGWTLPGVMLLGGLQLQIKSGVVKPLGATVIAGTGPLLPLVACQLHAAGVPVAGIYEASAFGRIARESLALLNKPQMFLDGLSMLAYLKLHGIPMHYGWGVVEAQGQDELAQVTLAPYSEDWQPDLTRAHQVEAQTLAVGYGFIPRTQLSQQMGLAHAFNADGYLCAETNIWQQSSEPHIHLAGDMGGIRGGEAAMLAGRIAAVSILMQRDVLGADAALALRRGYLDRLAKIRRFRSGIDRYTRRGTRQIDLARPDTVICRCEHATRADIDLALSQGVQDMAALKMRTRVSMGDCQGRMCVGYCSDRLRDATGRADVGWLRPRFPIEPIPFSAFEQLGKDA, encoded by the coding sequence ATGAGCCAGCTCCCGGTCATTGTCGGCGGTGGGCCGGCGGGCATGTCCGCCGCCATCGAGCTGGCTCGCCATGGCGTGTCCAGCGTGCTGTTCGAAGAGGCCTCGCGCCTGGGTGGGGTGGTCTATCGCGGTCCCTTGCGCAGCGGGGTCGACCTTGAATACCTGGGCGCGCGCTACAGCTCGACCCTGGAGAAACTGCATGGCGAGTTCGCCACCTGTGCGGACCGGGTCGATGTGCGCCTCAACACCCGCATCGTCGGTGGCGAGGGCGCCCGGACGCTGATGGCGCTGGATGCCGCCGAGTCCCTGTATTCGGTCGAGTATCCGCAACTGTTGCTGGCTTCCGGCTGCCATGAGCGCAACGTGCCGTTTCCCGGCTGGACCCTGCCCGGCGTGATGTTGCTGGGTGGTTTGCAGTTGCAGATCAAGAGTGGCGTGGTCAAGCCACTGGGAGCCACGGTCATCGCCGGTACCGGGCCGCTGCTGCCGCTGGTGGCCTGCCAGCTGCATGCGGCGGGCGTGCCGGTGGCGGGCATCTACGAAGCCAGTGCCTTTGGCCGCATTGCCCGGGAAAGCCTGGCTCTGCTCAACAAACCGCAGATGTTCCTCGATGGCCTGAGCATGCTCGCCTACCTGAAATTGCACGGCATACCGATGCACTATGGCTGGGGCGTGGTCGAGGCGCAGGGCCAGGATGAGCTGGCGCAGGTGACCCTGGCGCCGTACTCCGAGGATTGGCAGCCGGACCTGACCCGTGCGCATCAGGTGGAAGCCCAGACCCTCGCCGTCGGCTACGGCTTCATTCCACGCACCCAGCTCAGCCAGCAGATGGGCCTGGCCCATGCCTTCAATGCCGACGGCTATCTGTGCGCCGAGACCAATATCTGGCAGCAGAGCAGTGAGCCGCATATCCATCTGGCCGGCGACATGGGCGGGATTCGCGGTGGCGAAGCGGCGATGCTGGCTGGGCGAATCGCCGCAGTCTCCATCCTGATGCAGCGTGACGTGCTCGGGGCCGATGCGGCCCTGGCACTGCGCCGGGGCTATCTCGACCGCTTGGCGAAGATCCGCAGGTTCCGCTCCGGCATCGATCGCTATACCCGGCGAGGTACCCGGCAGATCGACCTGGCCAGGCCCGACACGGTGATCTGTCGTTGCGAACACGCGACCCGTGCCGACATCGATCTGGCGCTGTCCCAGGGCGTGCAGGACATGGCCGCGCTGAAGATGCGCACTCGCGTGAGCATGGGCGATTGCCAGGGGCGGATGTGTGTCGGCTATTGCAGCGACCGCCTGCGCGATGCCACCGGGCGCGCCGATGTCGGCTGGTTGCGACCACGCTTTCCCATCGAGCCGATTCCCTTTTCCGCCTTCGAACAACTGGGCAAGGACGCCTGA